The Hordeum vulgare subsp. vulgare chromosome 4H, MorexV3_pseudomolecules_assembly, whole genome shotgun sequence genomic interval TTTGGAAATGCACGTTATTGTTGACTCATTGAGTCCTGGTACCACTCTCTTTTACTTTCTGATGTTAAACCGTTTCGTGTTCTCATTCATCTGCATGGCAAGTATTGGTTGATATTAATTTCCTTAATTGTCTATCAAAATATAGTTAGATATTGGAAGGTGTTATCTGAAAGCATGATAAGGCTATGCACTATTTGTTACTATGTTTTTGTTTGAAACCTAGAAATTAGACTTTACTTATCTATTATTGGATTAAAAATATACTTTCAGGAGATTTGTACAGATTCAAAACCTGATGTGTTGAAGAGAAAGTTAACTCCTGGGAGTAATATGCCTTCACCGCAGCCAAGTTTTCATTTCAACGCTGGAAGAAGCCAGCCAGCAAATTGGTACCCCCCAAAGAAAAAAGTAATAGTTCGTCAGCCTGCATCACAGGCTATGCAGGCTGTTCAGATACCCAGAGCAAATTCtgtaccttccttttggtgcaaaATATGCAAGGTGGATTGTGTTACCGAATTCAATTTCGGCGCCCATATTGGAGGGAAAAAGCACAAACTCAAGAAGCAACTGATTCTTGGTAATAGAAACACTGGAAGACCTGGCACTGGCAGTCAGTTTGCGGGTAACACAAACCGTGTACCAAGTGAGAATGCAGTTTCTGGAAGCAGAAATGATGAACCGAATGTGTGTAGTAGCAGTATTGCTGAACCAAGCAGCAGTGTGTCCTCTGGAAGCAGACCCAGTGAAGCAAACCCTGAAGCATGGAACTAGGTAATCAGCCTCGTTAGGTACTGTGGAATGCAGGCTCCAAGCAGGTCTCAAGGTCATGAAAGCTGTGCAAGAGTTTGCAGTTAACATCAAACAACTAGGCTGTAGGCTGTTATTGAATGATCACACTTGACTTTGATGAACATGAATCTCTCATTGAGAAATCCTATCAGGCTGAAGAGCTTGTGCATGGGAAGACATATTGGGCAATTGAACAGGTCGAGATGGCCAAGGAGTCTGCGTCTCTCATCTTATCAAGACTCACTGACGTCTGAAAGGTTCTGCAAAAATTAAAGCATCATGATACATATCTTTCTTCATAGATACCGTGTTTTATGCTTGTAACTGTTACAGACTCAAATGACTGATTGACTAGATCTTGAGTTTGATACTGTCGATGAATTTCATGTGCTGGAAAAGATGGATCTTGTCCTCACATGTGAAACTGTTAGCATTGTGAAGACAATCTTCTGTTATCCATTCCTGTGCAATTGTTATCCGTGTACATGTGATGCAGGGGATTTCAGTGGTCCTGTATGTCGctttattctgaaataaaaaccTGGGAGTTCCTTGTTCAAGttgtgtactccctccgttcctaaatataagtctttttagaggtttcactaggagactatggagcaaaatgagtgaatctacactataaaatatgtctatatatatccgtatgtagtcccctagtgaaacatctaaaaagatttatatttaggaacggagggagtagttattatTGTTCATCCGTATGCAAGTAATTTCATGGGTCTTGCACGTTACTTTCTTTCTGAATACTGAAATTTATTGGCTTCagccacattatgttcacattcATCTACAGATGGCCACAGTTGTTTCTGCCTATATTCGCAAGGGCATGTCAAACTCATTGATTCATGTCCCGTACAATTGCTTATGTTACAAACTCATTGATTCATATTTCATACGATTTGGTAGATGTCTCTTTTAATAGGTGTGATAAAAAAAAACATCTTATGTGTTGAGAACATTCGAACATTTCCTTGAGTATATGAAAAAAAATTGGACTGAAAAGCAAGATCTGAGCCGCCTGCGATGGCGTCGATGAGTCTGACAAGGCATGGACTTTGCCTGGTTTTGAGATATATCGTATGATCAAGGTTGTGAGTTCAGCGAACTTAAGGATCCAAGCTGTAGCTTTCCACGGTTGTTATGGCGTTGGGAATTCGCTATCTACCTCATAAACAATGGTTGTAATAAAAAAGAATAACATGTTGAAGTAAATCGATAACTAAATATAGAGTAAAAATATGTCAATCGGGTCATCAAACTTGAAGTGAATATCTGCTTTGGTCACCAGACTGAAATATACCAGAAACATGTTTCTTTCTAACATACAGAAAGCTAAGACAAGCCCCAGTTAATTCTGACATCCAGCTTACTTTTATTAAATATGACATGTGGACGAATTATCAAAGTGCTTAGAGCTATTTTAGTGGTACTCAGCTTACTTCTTTTAGTCAAGCAATACATTAGAGTTTTGGGTAGCTGTCTATCAACAAAAAAATAAGTGGAGGATTGAGCTGCATTCATCAGCCGCCCTGACGACAACTTATTCTCTTTTCTttcttatatttccttgttttctGGAGTCAACTCTAATGACAGTTGCACACATCAGTTGATATGCATATATAAGATGCCATCTCTCTGATTGAAAATATGTTGGAATCAATGGGCATGTTGAGATTAATGGGCCTTAATCCAACTGAATTTTAATTTCAGAGAAGTCGAAGAAGTCATAGTTACTCCGGTATTCTTTTATTGAATTATGTCATGTGGACAAATCATCAAAGTGCATAGAGCTATTTAAGTGGTATACTCAGCATACTTCTTTTAAAGAAGCAATACTGGAGTACATTGTAAGCAAGTGGACGGCCTAGCTTTTTTATCAGTAATAAAAAAAGCGTACAATCGAGTTGCATTCATCAACGGCCTTCCACAACaactgttttttttttgtttccttgtTCTGTAGAGTCAACTCCAATAAAAGTTGCACACATCAATCAATATGAACATAAGATCGAAATCACTAGTTAAGGATACCCCTTACAAAGGTCACTCTCACATTTTCAGTCGGCCACATTTGGCGCACTGCATGTGCACCCGTGTCGCAACATGAGAGTTTTTTTTTTcataaattcatttttttcaaaatgtttttttctttttaaccgtgcatccaaatcctgaagcattttcatcctaggatttttcGGGTTGACATCTTTGAAGCTAGAACCCACGTTAATAGGTTTTGACGAatttttttggaagaaaaaaaTAGAGCCGGAAGCACGGTCCATCCCTCACCTCCACTTTTTCTCCTTTTCGAGAAGCATAGATGCCTTCACAAGATGAAAATTTATGCTTTTCGTGGAAGCATAAACTAAAAGCCAAGGAAACAAGTaatgcatgattttttttttccgtTTCCGAAGAAACACATCTATGCTTATTGTGAAAAGAAATTATGTGCTTCCATAAGAAGCAAATGTGTTACTCTTGGAAGCACAAAAAAATTCACAAATTAATGCATGAATTGTTTTTAAAATTCATGAGAATTTAATGAAAACCCTAATTTTTTAAAATTcgggaatattttttaaaattaaggacatttttttaaaattcatcATTTTGTTTTAAATTAGAAACATTTTGCAAATTGGTTTTTTGGAAACATATCTTGAAATCCGGCAGCATTTCTTAaattggtgattatcttcaaaaAGTCATGAACATTTTTAGAATCCTTATGTTTTACAAATTCACTAACATTGTCTGAAACGCagtaacattttttaaaattcatgacattttttgaaaattgaaaTATTTTTCCGAatggatgaacattttttaaactcgTGAATATTTTCGAAGCTCAGATTATTTTTCAAATCTGTAAACATGTTTTGAAATACCAAACatgttttattttcaatttgagattcgtgaatagttttcaaaggaaaaaaaaaacaaaaataaatgtaACAAGATGAAAAAAGAGGGGTACCCAGCCCCGCACATGGGCTAGCCCTTGTTGGTGCCCCTTTTGTCCCAGCCCATGCGTCAATTAGGCAGCCCACAACATGAGAGCAATTAACTGCGCGGGACCTGTAAGGATCACTTTGGTGGCCTTAGAGCACGTCAAATGGTGCGTCCAGTCATCGGCACATGTCATGTGATGGATGCTTTCTCTGGATTTTagatttttaatattttttaacgCGTTTTAGTTTTTCAGATGATTCTTTTTTTGGTTTTCATTTTCGATTTTTGTCTTTTTTTTTGTtctggagaagaagaaaaaattcaTGACttcttttttgaattattttataaatttgcGCTTCTAGAAGAAGCACATTTGTGCTCCTCGAAAAGAGCATAACTATGCTTCTCGAAAAAACAAATATGCTTTCACCATAAGCATATATTTGCGTGGAGGTACAAATTTGCTTTCACGAGAAGCACGCTTGTAATTGTTAAAAAGAAATTGTGCTTCCACAAAAAGCACATATTTGCTTCTCATGAATATAcaaatttgttttcatgaaaagcAAAACTATGCTTCTTAGAATAAAAGAATTTGTCCTTTCACAAGGAGCACATGATTTCTTATCATGGAGGCACAAATTTATTTGGATGACAAGCATAACTGTGTTTTTCTTAAAGGGAATTTAGTTTTGTCTATACAGGAAGCACAAATTTGCTTCCACGAATCTGAAACAGGAAAAGCGGGAAAAACCGGCTCTGTTTTTTCTTCCCGCTTTTTCGTTTTTCTTGTGATTTTCCAC includes:
- the LOC123449638 gene encoding uncharacterized protein LOC123449638 codes for the protein MLGNPLLAEKELALASRSGLFSSSMQKSHTPSCPTITYEEALRRELEYRRRLESTHPHLLVALNEAPVLSREICTDSKPDVLKRKLTPGSNMPSPQPSFHFNAGRSQPANWYPPKKKVIVRQPASQAMQAVQIPRANSVPSFWCKICKVDCVTEFNFGAHIGGKKHKLKKQLILGNRNTGRPGTGSQFAGNTNRVPSENAVSGSRNDEPNVCSSSIAEPSSSVSSGSRPSEANPEAWN